The following proteins come from a genomic window of Enterobacter chengduensis:
- a CDS encoding DoxX family protein produces the protein MNSLRYFDFGQSRHLLLLIGRIALVVLFIIFGYPKLTGFSGTVQYMTSLGTPMPMLAAIIAVVMEVPAAILIVLGFFTRPIAVLFVFYTLGTAVIGHHYWDMTGDAVVPNMINFYKNISIAGAFILLAIVGPGAISLDRR, from the coding sequence ATGAACTCACTACGTTATTTCGATTTCGGCCAGTCACGTCACCTGCTGCTGCTCATTGGCCGCATCGCGCTTGTCGTGCTGTTTATTATCTTTGGCTATCCAAAACTAACGGGGTTTAGCGGCACCGTACAATATATGACCTCGCTGGGAACGCCGATGCCCATGCTGGCGGCCATTATTGCGGTGGTGATGGAGGTACCCGCCGCCATCCTGATCGTACTGGGTTTCTTCACCCGCCCCATCGCGGTACTGTTTGTGTTCTACACGCTGGGCACGGCGGTGATTGGCCATCACTACTGGGACATGACCGGTGACGCGGTCGTACCGAATATGATTAACTTCTACAAGAATATCAGCATTGCCGGCGCGTTTATTTTGCTGGCGATAGTTGGCCCCGGGGCAATTTCCCTCGACCGGCGTTAA
- a CDS encoding DUF1007 family protein, whose protein sequence is MQTGKQCAMALFLAAIGFTASAHPHSFIDLKTELVTDGTQLSGLKMRWTMDEITSADLLYDAGNAKPGDEIWKKLAAEVMANVLGQHYFTEFWHNGQKVKFLNRPTEYGMTREGHQAVLTFVLPLAHPQPLAGQTYRFSTFDPTYYVDMRYDKDSDVRLPDALQKSCKIGVHTPKPSEETLNFAVSLDKEDAPPEDMELGKQFAQEVTLQCQ, encoded by the coding sequence ATGCAAACAGGTAAACAATGCGCGATGGCGTTATTTTTGGCGGCGATCGGCTTCACTGCCAGCGCACACCCTCACAGTTTTATTGACCTTAAAACCGAGCTGGTCACCGACGGCACGCAGCTGAGCGGCCTGAAAATGCGCTGGACGATGGATGAAATCACCTCTGCCGACCTGCTCTATGATGCGGGAAACGCAAAGCCCGGCGACGAAATCTGGAAAAAGCTGGCGGCGGAAGTGATGGCCAACGTGCTCGGCCAGCACTACTTCACCGAGTTCTGGCATAACGGGCAAAAGGTCAAATTTCTGAATCGTCCAACGGAATACGGTATGACGCGTGAAGGCCATCAGGCGGTGCTGACGTTCGTGCTTCCGCTGGCGCATCCGCAGCCGCTGGCGGGGCAAACGTACCGCTTTTCCACCTTTGACCCTACCTATTATGTCGATATGCGCTATGACAAAGACAGCGACGTTCGGCTGCCGGACGCGCTGCAAAAGAGCTGCAAAATTGGCGTGCACACCCCGAAACCGAGCGAAGAGACGCTGAACTTTGCGGTCTCGCTCGACAAGGAAGATGCCCCGCCCGAAGACATGGAGCTGGGTAAACAGTTCGCGCAGGAGGTAACGCTACAATGTCAGTGA
- the glnB gene encoding nitrogen regulatory protein P-II encodes MKKIDAIIKPFKLDDVREALAEVGITGMTVTEVKGFGRQKGHTELYRGAEYMVDFLPKVKIEIVVSDDIVDTCVDTIIRTAQTGKIGDGKIFVFDVARVIRIRTGEEDDAAI; translated from the coding sequence ATGAAAAAGATTGATGCGATTATTAAACCTTTCAAACTGGATGATGTGCGTGAAGCGCTGGCGGAAGTCGGCATCACCGGGATGACCGTGACGGAAGTGAAAGGTTTTGGTCGTCAGAAGGGCCACACCGAGCTTTACCGTGGCGCAGAGTACATGGTCGACTTTCTGCCGAAAGTAAAAATTGAAATCGTGGTCAGCGACGATATCGTCGATACCTGCGTGGATACCATTATCCGCACCGCGCAGACGGGCAAAATCGGCGACGGTAAAATCTTCGTCTTTGACGTGGCGCGCGTGATCCGTATCCGCACCGGCGAAGAAGACGACGCCGCGATTTAA
- the glyA gene encoding serine hydroxymethyltransferase, with amino-acid sequence MLKREMNIADYDAELWQAMEQEKVRQEEHIELIASENYTSPRVMQAQGSQLTNKYAEGYPGKRYYGGCEYVDIVEQLAIDRAKELFGADYANVQPHSGSQANFAVYTALLQPGDTVLGMNLAQGGHLTHGSPVNFSGKLYNIIPYGIDESGKIDYEDMAKQAKEHKPKMIIGGFSAYSGIVDWAKMREIADSIGAYLFVDMAHVAGLIAAGVYPNPVPHAHVVTTTTHKTLAGPRGGLILAKGGDEELYKKLNSAVFPSAQGGPLMHVIAAKAVALKEAMEPEFKVYQQQVAKNAKAMVEVFLNRGYKVVSGGTENHLFLLDLVDKNLTGKEADAALGRANITVNKNSVPNDPKSPFVTSGIRIGSPAVTRRGFKEAEVKELAGWMCDVLDNINDEAVIERVKGKVLDICARFPVYA; translated from the coding sequence ATGTTAAAGCGTGAAATGAACATTGCCGATTATGATGCCGAACTGTGGCAGGCTATGGAGCAGGAAAAAGTACGTCAGGAAGAGCACATCGAACTGATCGCCTCCGAAAACTACACCAGCCCGCGCGTGATGCAGGCGCAGGGTTCTCAGCTGACCAACAAATACGCTGAAGGTTATCCGGGCAAGCGCTACTACGGCGGTTGCGAGTACGTTGATATCGTTGAGCAGCTGGCTATCGACCGTGCGAAAGAACTCTTTGGCGCTGACTACGCGAACGTGCAGCCGCACTCTGGCTCTCAGGCTAACTTTGCGGTCTACACCGCGCTGCTGCAGCCGGGCGACACCGTGCTGGGTATGAACCTGGCGCAGGGCGGCCACCTGACTCACGGCTCCCCGGTTAACTTCTCCGGCAAACTGTACAACATCATCCCTTACGGTATTGATGAGTCCGGTAAAATTGACTACGAAGACATGGCGAAGCAGGCCAAAGAGCACAAACCGAAGATGATCATCGGTGGCTTCTCTGCTTACTCCGGTATCGTTGACTGGGCAAAAATGCGTGAAATCGCAGACAGCATCGGCGCTTACCTGTTCGTTGACATGGCGCACGTGGCGGGCCTGATTGCCGCTGGCGTTTACCCGAACCCGGTTCCGCACGCGCACGTTGTGACCACCACCACCCATAAAACCCTGGCGGGTCCACGCGGTGGCCTGATCCTGGCGAAAGGCGGTGACGAAGAGCTGTACAAAAAACTGAACTCTGCGGTGTTCCCGAGCGCGCAGGGCGGCCCGCTGATGCACGTTATCGCGGCAAAAGCGGTGGCGCTGAAAGAAGCGATGGAGCCAGAGTTCAAGGTTTACCAGCAGCAAGTTGCTAAGAACGCCAAAGCGATGGTGGAAGTGTTCCTGAACCGTGGCTACAAAGTGGTATCCGGCGGGACTGAAAACCACCTGTTCCTGCTGGATCTGGTTGATAAAAACCTGACCGGTAAAGAAGCTGACGCTGCCCTGGGCCGCGCCAACATCACCGTAAACAAAAACAGCGTGCCAAACGATCCGAAGAGCCCGTTCGTGACCTCCGGTATCCGTATCGGTTCTCCGGCCGTGACTCGCCGCGGCTTCAAAGAAGCGGAAGTGAAAGAGCTGGCTGGCTGGATGTGTGACGTTCTGGACAACATTAATGACGAAGCGGTTATCGAGCGCGTCAAAGGTAAAGTTCTGGATATCTGCGCACGCTTCCCGGTATACGCATAA
- the hmpA gene encoding NO-inducible flavohemoprotein — MLDAQTIATVKATIPLLVERGPKLTAHFYDRMFTHNTELKEIFNMSNQRNGDQREALFNAIAAYASNIENLAALLPAVEKIAQKHTSFQIQPEQYNIVGGHLLATLDEMFSPGQEVLDAWGKAYGVLANVFINREAQIYSENASKNGGWEGTRAFRIVEKTPRSALITSFEFEPVDGQPVADYQPGQYLGVWLKPEGFPHQEIRQYSLTRRPNGKGYRIAVKREDGGQVSSWLHNEASVGDVVHLAAPAGDFFMAVEANTPVTLISAGVGQTPMLAMLDTLAKSRHGAQVNWFHAAENGEVHAFADEVNTLGASLPRFTAHTWYRLPTEADRASARFDSEGLMNLSQHEGAFSAPEMQFYVCGPVAFMQYAAKQLVALGVNKDSIHYECFGPHKVL; from the coding sequence ATGCTCGACGCTCAAACCATCGCTACCGTTAAGGCCACCATTCCCCTGCTGGTAGAGAGGGGCCCTAAACTCACCGCCCATTTCTACGATCGCATGTTCACGCATAACACGGAGCTCAAAGAGATTTTCAACATGAGCAACCAGCGTAACGGCGATCAGCGTGAAGCGTTGTTTAACGCCATCGCAGCGTATGCCAGCAATATCGAAAACCTGGCCGCCCTGCTGCCCGCGGTGGAAAAAATCGCGCAGAAGCATACCAGCTTCCAGATCCAACCCGAGCAGTACAACATTGTCGGCGGCCACCTGCTGGCAACGCTGGACGAGATGTTCAGCCCGGGCCAGGAGGTGCTGGACGCCTGGGGTAAAGCCTACGGCGTGCTGGCAAACGTATTCATTAATCGTGAAGCACAAATCTACAGCGAAAACGCCAGCAAGAACGGCGGCTGGGAAGGGACGCGCGCCTTCCGCATCGTTGAGAAAACCCCGCGCAGCGCGTTAATTACCAGCTTTGAGTTTGAGCCGGTGGACGGTCAACCGGTGGCCGATTACCAGCCGGGCCAGTATCTCGGAGTCTGGCTGAAGCCAGAAGGCTTCCCGCATCAGGAGATCCGCCAGTATTCCCTCACCCGCAGGCCAAACGGCAAAGGCTACCGCATTGCGGTGAAGCGTGAGGACGGCGGCCAGGTATCCAGCTGGCTGCATAACGAAGCCAGCGTAGGTGACGTGGTCCATCTGGCCGCGCCGGCGGGCGATTTCTTTATGGCCGTTGAAGCAAATACCCCGGTTACGCTGATCTCTGCGGGCGTCGGCCAAACGCCGATGCTGGCAATGCTCGATACGCTGGCAAAATCACGCCACGGCGCGCAGGTTAACTGGTTCCACGCTGCGGAAAACGGCGAGGTGCACGCCTTTGCGGATGAGGTGAACACGCTCGGGGCGTCCCTGCCGCGCTTCACCGCGCACACGTGGTATCGCCTGCCGACGGAGGCGGATCGCGCATCGGCCCGCTTTGACAGTGAAGGTCTGATGAATTTGAGCCAGCATGAAGGGGCGTTTAGCGCGCCGGAGATGCAGTTCTACGTCTGCGGACCGGTGGCGTTTATGCAGTATGCCGCGAAGCAGCTGGTAGCGCTGGGGGTGAATAAAGACAGCATTCATTACGAGTGCTTCGGCCCGCATAAGGTGCTGTAA
- a CDS encoding nickel/cobalt transporter: protein MSVISTPVRKPRRWLHLWPLALFLLLAVCGSLWLWQAWPQVMMKSIIWQREVNQQMSGLLKAVAENPTKAGGSLLAFSFIYGVLHALGPGHGKIVIATWLATHPSKLKSSIGLTLASSLLQGGVAIGLVVVVLSLLQLPARQLHMSSFWLEKGSYALVGVLGLILCWRALKKLRALLQKPKFKAFTPHHVHDEHCGCGHQHLPTQEQLQNGDDWRARLMIVLSMGMRPCSGAIMVLLFSKVIGVFGWGMLSAMAMAAGTSLTISSLALLVHSFRQLAVKLSGNKTPVLWRQVGWTTLALAGGFILLVAAVTMWMSAVPLGRGLRPF from the coding sequence ATGTCAGTGATCTCCACTCCGGTCCGCAAGCCGCGCCGCTGGCTGCATCTCTGGCCGCTGGCGCTCTTTCTCCTGCTCGCCGTTTGCGGTTCGCTCTGGCTCTGGCAGGCCTGGCCGCAGGTGATGATGAAAAGCATTATCTGGCAGCGTGAGGTCAACCAGCAGATGAGCGGGCTGCTGAAGGCGGTGGCGGAGAACCCGACCAAAGCGGGCGGCTCCCTGCTGGCGTTCAGCTTTATCTACGGCGTGCTGCACGCGCTGGGGCCGGGGCACGGCAAAATCGTGATTGCGACCTGGCTTGCCACCCATCCGTCAAAGCTGAAATCGAGTATCGGCCTCACGCTGGCCTCCTCTTTGCTTCAGGGGGGCGTGGCGATTGGGCTGGTGGTCGTGGTGCTTTCACTTCTTCAGCTTCCCGCCCGACAGCTGCACATGAGCAGCTTCTGGCTGGAGAAGGGGAGCTACGCCCTGGTGGGCGTGCTGGGGCTGATCCTCTGCTGGCGGGCGTTGAAAAAGCTGCGCGCTCTGCTGCAAAAACCCAAATTCAAAGCCTTCACCCCGCACCACGTTCACGATGAACACTGCGGCTGCGGGCATCAGCATCTGCCGACGCAGGAACAATTACAGAACGGCGACGACTGGCGCGCGCGGCTGATGATTGTGCTCTCGATGGGTATGCGCCCGTGCTCGGGTGCCATCATGGTGCTGCTGTTCAGTAAGGTGATTGGCGTGTTTGGCTGGGGAATGCTGTCGGCGATGGCCATGGCGGCAGGAACGTCTCTCACCATTTCGTCTTTAGCGCTGCTGGTGCACAGCTTCCGTCAGCTGGCGGTCAAACTCAGCGGCAATAAAACGCCGGTGCTGTGGCGACAGGTCGGGTGGACCACGCTGGCGCTGGCGGGCGGGTTCATTCTGCTGGTGGCGGCGGTAACAATGTGGATGAGTGCGGTGCCGCTGGGAAGGGGATTACGGCCGTTTTAG
- a CDS encoding 3-phenylpropionate MFS transporter, translating to MVLHSTRWLALSYFTYFFSYGIFLPFWSVWLKGIGLTPETIGVLLGAGLVARFLGSLLIAPRVSDPSLLIKAVRILALLTLVFVACFWVSHQFAWLMVVMVGFNLFFSPLVPLTDALANTWQKQITMDYGRVRLWGSIAFVIGSALVGKLVSLCDYRAILALLSIGIASMLLGMLLRPSVMPQGESRHQESAGWPAWRSLVAQSWRFLACVCLLQGAHAAYYGFSAIYWQGAGYSASAVGYLWSLGVVAEVIIFALSKKLFRRFGARDLLLLSAICGVARWGIMGWTTDLPWLIVAQILHCGTFTVCHLAAMRYIAAREGGDVIRLQAVYSAVAMGGSIAIMTVFAGFLYQHLGQGVFWVMALVALPAIVVRPKVAARASL from the coding sequence ATGGTCTTGCATTCCACGCGCTGGCTGGCGCTCAGCTATTTCACCTATTTCTTTAGCTACGGTATTTTTCTGCCCTTCTGGAGCGTCTGGCTTAAGGGTATCGGCCTGACTCCGGAAACCATCGGCGTGCTGCTGGGCGCAGGGCTGGTGGCGCGTTTCCTCGGCAGCCTGCTGATTGCCCCGCGCGTCAGCGATCCCTCTCTGCTGATCAAGGCCGTGCGCATTCTCGCGCTGCTGACGCTGGTCTTTGTGGCCTGCTTCTGGGTCAGCCACCAGTTTGCCTGGCTGATGGTGGTGATGGTCGGCTTCAACCTGTTCTTCTCACCGCTGGTGCCGCTGACGGATGCTCTGGCGAACACCTGGCAAAAGCAGATCACCATGGACTACGGTCGCGTGCGCCTGTGGGGCTCAATCGCCTTTGTCATCGGTTCCGCGCTGGTGGGTAAACTGGTGAGCCTTTGCGATTATCGCGCCATTCTCGCCCTGCTGAGTATCGGTATTGCTTCGATGCTGCTGGGCATGCTGCTGCGTCCGTCTGTGATGCCGCAAGGGGAAAGTCGCCATCAGGAGAGCGCAGGCTGGCCCGCCTGGCGGAGCCTGGTCGCACAGAGCTGGCGTTTTCTGGCGTGTGTTTGCCTGCTCCAGGGGGCGCACGCGGCGTACTATGGCTTCAGCGCTATCTACTGGCAGGGGGCGGGATATTCTGCTTCTGCCGTCGGTTATCTGTGGTCGCTGGGCGTGGTGGCCGAAGTCATTATTTTCGCCCTGAGCAAAAAGCTGTTCCGACGCTTTGGCGCGCGCGATCTGCTGCTGCTTTCCGCGATTTGCGGCGTGGCGCGCTGGGGGATTATGGGCTGGACGACCGATCTGCCGTGGCTGATCGTGGCGCAAATTCTGCACTGCGGCACCTTCACCGTATGTCACCTGGCGGCGATGCGCTATATCGCCGCGCGCGAGGGCGGAGACGTCATTCGTCTGCAGGCTGTTTATTCGGCGGTGGCCATGGGGGGCAGTATCGCAATCATGACGGTCTTCGCGGGGTTCCTCTACCAGCATCTGGGGCAGGGCGTCTTCTGGGTGATGGCCCTGGTTGCCTTACCCGCCATCGTTGTGCGTCCAAAAGTGGCCGCGCGCGCCTCGCTATGA
- the csiE gene encoding stationary phase inducible protein CsiE, protein MMTTLEIPSVLSSSQRRCQVLLMLFLPDAAVTAQSIIAANGVDDALARQDIAETRDEIQRYHRLEIVTHHDGSYRIEGTALNQRLCLLHWLRRALRLCPQFVSHQFTPALKTALKQHGIARPLYDDANLRALIGFCSRKLQRQFECRDVQFLQLYLQYCLIQHQLGNTPQFSHVQRSWTQSRGEYFTAQEIVRHWRRRVPQGAHGDEQLFLALLFMMLRTPDPVLDKHQQDRRLRRAIVRMVARFRSQTGMNFSDEQGLTDQLYIHLAQALDRSLFEIGIDNSLPEEIHRLYPRLLRTTKEALQELETEFELRFSDEEMALVAVIFGAWLMQETDLHEKQVVLLTGEDKSCEEVIEQQLRELTLLPLNIRYLTLQAFQKEGAPREAALVITPYPTALPLFSPPLIHAVETLNAQQQEHIRAMLES, encoded by the coding sequence ATGATGACGACGCTTGAAATTCCATCTGTGCTTTCCAGTTCGCAGCGCCGCTGCCAGGTGCTTTTGATGCTTTTCCTGCCCGATGCTGCCGTCACCGCACAGAGTATCATTGCTGCCAACGGGGTGGACGACGCGCTGGCACGGCAAGATATAGCCGAGACGCGCGATGAAATCCAGCGCTATCACCGGCTGGAGATTGTCACGCACCACGACGGCAGCTACCGAATTGAAGGCACAGCCCTGAATCAGCGTTTATGCCTGCTGCACTGGCTGCGCCGTGCGCTGCGGCTTTGCCCGCAGTTTGTCTCGCACCAGTTTACCCCCGCATTAAAAACCGCACTTAAACAGCACGGCATTGCGCGGCCGCTTTACGACGATGCGAACCTGCGGGCGTTGATCGGCTTCTGCTCCCGCAAGCTCCAGCGCCAGTTTGAATGTCGCGACGTCCAGTTTTTACAGCTCTATCTGCAATACTGTCTTATCCAGCACCAGCTCGGGAATACGCCGCAGTTTTCCCACGTTCAGCGCAGCTGGACCCAGTCGAGAGGGGAGTATTTTACGGCCCAGGAGATTGTGCGTCACTGGAGACGGCGCGTCCCGCAGGGCGCCCACGGGGATGAACAGCTGTTTCTTGCCCTGCTGTTTATGATGCTCCGCACGCCCGATCCGGTGCTCGATAAACACCAGCAGGATCGGCGCCTGCGCCGCGCCATCGTGCGCATGGTGGCCCGTTTTCGTTCGCAAACCGGAATGAACTTCAGCGACGAGCAGGGGCTGACCGATCAGCTGTATATCCATCTGGCTCAGGCGCTGGACCGCTCGCTGTTTGAGATCGGCATCGACAATAGCCTGCCGGAGGAGATCCACCGTCTCTATCCCCGGCTGTTACGCACCACGAAAGAAGCGCTGCAGGAGCTGGAAACGGAATTTGAGCTGCGATTCTCCGATGAAGAAATGGCGCTGGTGGCGGTCATTTTCGGCGCCTGGCTGATGCAGGAGACCGATCTTCATGAAAAACAGGTGGTGTTGTTAACCGGAGAGGATAAATCCTGTGAAGAGGTGATTGAGCAGCAGCTGCGCGAGCTAACCCTTCTGCCGCTCAACATTCGCTACCTGACGCTGCAGGCTTTCCAGAAAGAGGGGGCACCGCGCGAAGCCGCGCTGGTTATCACCCCCTACCCTACCGCCCTGCCGCTGTTCTCGCCGCCGTTGATCCATGCCGTGGAGACATTGAACGCGCAGCAGCAAGAACATATTCGCGCCATGCTGGAATCATAG